From a single Streptomyces rubradiris genomic region:
- a CDS encoding ABC transporter permease, whose protein sequence is MTAPLSTSAPPAAVPRQVRWLLRLHRPALCAWTVLVVGLAAALLWLWGPLTDASAAAWQQFDTDPACQGPAPCGYDQDAILRYKDVYQYTTLAVLAVPFLVAAWSGAALTGREMETGTARLAWTQGITPVRWLAARLGVPAVLVTAGTGLLVWLHHLAWSAGRGRIDSAEDWYSLTTFYAGGPLTVALALAGLAGGALLGLVLGRSLVALCGSVLTVAALWTAVHLALPHLWPTATVTSGRRAYPEHSGIKTGEGIITPDGAHVPVSSCVSDAQQACQALNDRRHATGFWVDYHPYAHYGPLHLVGAALLLALTAVLAVAAFRLVHRRTTGRRPARTRATGPKAAV, encoded by the coding sequence GTGACCGCCCCCCTGAGCACATCCGCCCCGCCGGCCGCCGTCCCGCGCCAGGTCCGCTGGCTGCTGCGGCTGCACCGCCCCGCCCTGTGCGCCTGGACGGTCCTCGTCGTGGGCCTGGCCGCCGCGCTGCTGTGGCTGTGGGGACCGCTCACCGACGCCTCGGCCGCGGCCTGGCAGCAGTTCGACACCGACCCCGCCTGCCAGGGCCCCGCCCCGTGCGGATACGACCAGGACGCGATCCTGCGCTACAAGGACGTCTACCAGTACACGACCCTCGCCGTCCTCGCCGTCCCGTTCCTCGTCGCCGCCTGGTCGGGCGCCGCGCTGACCGGCCGGGAGATGGAGACCGGCACGGCCCGGCTCGCCTGGACCCAGGGCATCACGCCGGTGCGCTGGCTGGCCGCGCGGCTCGGCGTCCCCGCCGTCCTGGTCACCGCCGGCACCGGCCTGCTGGTGTGGCTGCACCACCTGGCGTGGTCGGCGGGCCGGGGCCGGATCGACAGCGCCGAGGACTGGTACAGCCTGACGACCTTCTACGCGGGCGGCCCGCTCACCGTCGCCCTCGCGCTGGCGGGCCTGGCCGGCGGCGCCCTCCTGGGGCTGGTGCTGGGCCGGTCGCTGGTCGCCCTGTGCGGCTCCGTGCTCACCGTGGCCGCGCTGTGGACCGCCGTCCACCTGGCCCTGCCCCACCTGTGGCCGACCGCCACCGTCACCTCCGGCCGCCGGGCCTACCCCGAGCACTCGGGCATCAAGACCGGGGAAGGCATCATCACCCCGGACGGCGCCCATGTGCCCGTCTCGTCCTGCGTGTCCGACGCCCAGCAGGCGTGCCAGGCCCTCAACGACCGGCGGCACGCCACCGGCTTCTGGGTCGACTACCACCCCTACGCCCACTACGGGCCCCTGCACCTGGTCGGGGCCGCCCTCCTGCTCGCCCTCACCGCCGTACTGGCCGTGGCGGCCTTCCGCCTGGTGCACCGCCGCACCACCGGCCGCCGCCCGGCCCGCACCCGGGCCACCGGCCCGAAGGCGGCCGTCTGA
- a CDS encoding ABC transporter ATP-binding protein: protein MSSDTALTAEALGKRFRRRAGWALRDCSFRLPAGRVCAVVGPNGAGKSTLLALAAGLTAPTEGAVTVLGTTPSAARPRVGYVAQDKPLHPQLTVAETLRMGADLNPAHWDAAGAERVVAAGDLDPEARVRSLSGGQRTRVALALALGKRPELLLLDEPMADLDPLARHELMGTLMAQAAQYGTTIVMSSHVVAELEDSCDHLLLVGSGRIRLAGEIDDLLAAHLRISGAAEPAALDGHTVVESRVTGRQLSALIRPAGPLPEGWRTAAPSLEELVLAHLRNPGAPALTPAENQEYAA, encoded by the coding sequence ATGAGCAGCGACACGGCGTTGACGGCCGAGGCTCTGGGGAAACGGTTCCGCCGCCGGGCGGGCTGGGCCCTGCGGGACTGCTCGTTCCGGCTGCCCGCCGGACGCGTGTGCGCGGTCGTCGGCCCCAACGGCGCCGGAAAGTCCACCCTGCTCGCCCTGGCCGCGGGCCTCACCGCCCCCACCGAGGGCGCGGTGACCGTGCTGGGCACCACTCCGTCCGCCGCCCGGCCCCGGGTCGGCTACGTCGCCCAGGACAAGCCCCTCCACCCGCAGCTCACCGTCGCCGAGACCCTGCGCATGGGCGCCGACCTCAACCCCGCGCACTGGGACGCGGCCGGCGCCGAACGGGTCGTAGCGGCCGGGGACCTCGATCCCGAGGCCCGTGTCCGCTCCCTCTCCGGTGGCCAGCGCACCCGTGTCGCGCTCGCCCTCGCCCTCGGCAAGCGGCCCGAACTGCTGCTCCTGGACGAGCCGATGGCCGACCTCGATCCGCTGGCCCGGCACGAGCTGATGGGCACGCTGATGGCCCAGGCCGCCCAGTACGGCACCACCATCGTGATGTCCTCGCACGTCGTCGCCGAGCTGGAGGACTCCTGCGACCACCTGCTGCTGGTCGGCTCCGGCCGGATCCGGCTGGCCGGCGAGATCGACGACCTGCTCGCCGCCCACCTGCGGATCTCCGGCGCCGCGGAACCCGCCGCCCTCGACGGGCACACCGTGGTCGAGTCCCGGGTCACCGGACGCCAGCTGTCCGCCCTGATCCGCCCGGCCGGACCGCTCCCCGAGGGCTGGCGCACCGCCGCGCCCTCGCTGGAGGAACTGGTCCTGGCCCATCTGCGCAACCCGGGGGCGCCCGCCCTGACCCCGGCCGAGAACCAGGAGTACGCCGCGTGA
- a CDS encoding GntR family transcriptional regulator codes for MVEYRIDRHSGVATYVQIVQQTKQALRLGLLAPGDRLPTAREVVEATAINPNTVLKAYRELEREGLVEARRGLGTFVRRTLGAAPADSPLRAELEEWARRARDAGLERDDVAALFTAVLDTHFQGDPT; via the coding sequence GTGGTCGAATACCGCATCGACCGGCACAGCGGTGTGGCCACCTACGTCCAGATCGTCCAGCAGACCAAACAGGCCCTGCGCCTCGGCCTGCTGGCCCCGGGGGACCGGCTGCCCACGGCACGCGAGGTGGTGGAGGCCACGGCCATCAATCCCAACACCGTCCTGAAGGCGTACCGCGAACTGGAGCGCGAGGGCCTGGTGGAGGCGCGGCGCGGGCTCGGCACCTTCGTCCGGCGCACCCTCGGCGCCGCCCCGGCCGACTCCCCGCTGCGGGCCGAGCTGGAGGAGTGGGCCCGGCGCGCCCGGGACGCGGGGCTGGAGCGGGACGACGTGGCAGCGCTCTTCACCGCCGTACTCGACACGCACTTCCAGGGAGACCCGACATGA
- a CDS encoding RNA polymerase sigma factor: MSETRSDAELLRAIAADRDRHAFEELFRRYAPWLTARLRGRCADAGVVDDIVQETFLAIWRGKARYRQEGEVAGWLWRIGSRRLVDAQRGDGARGRLRQALARLRHRDEVSAEDRVLAGVEHGDLAGALVRLSPELRAVLQATVIDGLTTREAADLLGIPPGTVKTRAMRARKQLREALA; encoded by the coding sequence GTGAGCGAGACGAGAAGCGACGCGGAGCTGCTGCGGGCCATCGCGGCGGACCGCGACCGGCACGCCTTCGAGGAGCTGTTCCGGCGGTACGCGCCGTGGCTGACCGCGCGCCTGCGCGGGCGCTGCGCCGACGCCGGGGTCGTGGACGACATCGTCCAGGAGACCTTCCTCGCGATCTGGCGGGGCAAGGCCCGCTACCGCCAGGAGGGCGAGGTGGCCGGCTGGCTGTGGCGCATCGGCTCCCGCCGCCTCGTGGACGCCCAGCGCGGCGACGGCGCGCGCGGCCGGCTGCGGCAGGCGCTGGCCCGGCTGCGCCACCGGGACGAGGTGTCCGCCGAGGACCGCGTGCTGGCGGGCGTGGAGCACGGGGATCTGGCGGGCGCACTGGTCCGGCTCTCCCCGGAGCTGCGGGCGGTGCTCCAGGCAACGGTCATCGACGGGCTGACCACCCGGGAGGCGGCCGACCTGCTCGGGATTCCGCCCGGCACGGTCAAGACACGGGCGATGCGGGCCCGGAAGCAACTGCGGGAGGCACTGGCATGA
- a CDS encoding zf-HC2 domain-containing protein, whose product MSWHVAEEDLRAYARGELQPPLLWSADTHLAGCAECRAVLASAWDAGALDAAWARLDAELDAPRPRPLERLLLRFGVADHTARLLAATPVLRRSWLTAVALVLVMSVLTARAGHSTTLFLALTPLLPLAGVALSYGPVVDPTYEMTVVSPLHGFRLLMIRTVAVLTAALALTGLAGLALPGFGLSAFAWLLPALALTATGLALTPRLGPVTAPALAGGGWVVLLLVAEAARNSGDRVLAPFTATGQGVAAGVAAFAAGLLFLTRDRFDQSTGGVR is encoded by the coding sequence ATGAGCTGGCACGTCGCCGAGGAGGACCTGCGGGCCTACGCGCGCGGGGAGCTTCAGCCGCCGCTGCTGTGGTCCGCCGACACGCACCTGGCCGGCTGCGCCGAGTGCCGCGCGGTGCTGGCCTCGGCCTGGGACGCCGGGGCGCTGGACGCGGCCTGGGCGCGGCTGGACGCCGAGCTGGACGCGCCCAGGCCCCGCCCGCTCGAGCGGCTGCTGCTGCGGTTCGGCGTGGCCGACCACACCGCGCGGCTGCTGGCCGCGACGCCGGTGCTGCGCCGCTCGTGGCTGACGGCCGTGGCACTGGTGCTGGTGATGTCCGTGCTGACCGCGCGAGCGGGCCACTCGACCACCCTGTTCCTGGCGCTCACCCCGCTGCTGCCGCTCGCCGGGGTCGCCCTGTCGTACGGGCCGGTGGTCGACCCGACGTACGAGATGACGGTCGTCTCCCCGTTGCACGGCTTCCGCCTGCTGATGATCCGCACGGTCGCCGTGCTGACCGCCGCCCTCGCCCTGACCGGTCTGGCGGGCCTCGCCCTGCCGGGGTTCGGGCTGAGCGCGTTCGCCTGGCTGCTGCCCGCGCTGGCGCTCACCGCGACCGGGCTGGCGCTGACCCCCCGGCTCGGGCCGGTCACCGCGCCCGCCCTGGCCGGCGGCGGCTGGGTCGTGCTGCTGCTCGTCGCCGAGGCGGCCCGGAACAGCGGTGACCGCGTGCTCGCGCCGTTCACCGCCACCGGGCAGGGCGTGGCCGCCGGGGTCGCCGCCTTCGCCGCCGGCCTGCTCTTCCTCACCCGGGACCGCTTCGACCAGTCCACCGGGGGCGTCCGATGA
- a CDS encoding ABC transporter ATP-binding protein: MTTTVSASGLTLRYGGTRALDDVSLRLGRGVTGLLGPNGAGKTTLLRVLATAVPADRGAFTVLGHDPASARGRQELRRNLGYLPQTPGFHPDFTPFEFVDYVAILKELTDRAARHREVRRVLAEADLDDVRGKRIKKLSGGMRQRVALAAALVGDPGFLVLDEPTVGLDPEQRMRFREVIARAGEDRTVLLSTHQTEDVAMLCNRVLVMAGGRIRFAGTPAELTARAAGRVWSSGGRDPGAKAGWRTGTGTFRNVGDPPPGAELLEPTLEDGYLLTLDGELAEVTA, translated from the coding sequence ATGACCACCACCGTCTCCGCCTCCGGACTCACCCTCCGTTACGGCGGCACCCGCGCCCTGGACGACGTGTCGCTGCGGCTCGGCCGGGGTGTGACCGGACTCCTCGGGCCGAACGGCGCGGGCAAGACCACGCTGCTGCGGGTCCTGGCCACCGCCGTCCCGGCCGACCGGGGCGCCTTCACGGTGCTCGGGCACGACCCGGCGAGCGCGCGGGGCCGCCAGGAACTGCGCCGGAACCTGGGCTATCTCCCGCAGACCCCCGGTTTCCACCCCGATTTCACGCCGTTCGAGTTCGTGGACTACGTCGCGATCCTCAAGGAGCTGACCGACCGCGCCGCCCGGCACCGGGAGGTGCGCCGCGTCCTCGCCGAGGCCGACCTGGACGACGTGCGCGGCAAGCGCATCAAGAAGCTGTCCGGCGGCATGCGGCAGCGCGTCGCGCTGGCCGCCGCCCTCGTCGGCGATCCCGGCTTCCTGGTGCTGGACGAGCCGACCGTCGGCCTCGACCCCGAACAGCGCATGCGGTTCCGAGAGGTGATCGCCCGCGCCGGCGAGGACCGCACGGTGCTGCTGTCCACCCACCAGACCGAGGACGTGGCGATGCTCTGCAACCGGGTCCTGGTGATGGCGGGCGGCCGGATCCGGTTCGCCGGCACCCCAGCCGAGCTGACCGCGCGGGCCGCCGGCCGGGTGTGGAGCAGCGGCGGGCGCGATCCGGGGGCGAAGGCGGGCTGGCGCACCGGTACGGGCACCTTCCGCAACGTGGGCGATCCGCCCCCCGGCGCCGAACTGCTCGAACCCACCCTGGAGGACGGCTACCTGCTCACCCTCGACGGCGAGCTCGCGGAGGTGACCGCGTGA
- a CDS encoding ABC transporter permease has protein sequence MAAVLALALFEARRLLLRLPVLLALAGYTAWLVWHNLQPWDEFPALQDADRATQGGPLFVALAALLCANQAVLRSRRRDTERHFAVLALSRGQRTAAHALSVVPLALLVAVGVIVQFTWEAVKPGAIGHGSPAELLVGPLTVLLFGALGVLLARLVPSAVAAPLLFVVFYLMFVGAAFPFAGETGIAWLAPVVGTANKYPFPSGLLGRPAAWHALYLAGFAATAALLAVLLSGSRGRSVQGAVAAALAVTVLGGVAQTRDVPEATAAARQRASLTPEKEQTCLRRGTSEYCAFPEWAPRTAEWERVVREVQSLAGGPAQGQRLLVRQRLDARYGLDNDSALPPSATAHQVTVGTAWGGNRVPEFSTAVAAVLVAGDEKAAAELCDGRMVTVMWLSLAWQHDPESQLRNVRLDDSLSGEAVVLSPTDPLTMTAGQTDVVRALLDRPLPSVVGRVKAHWAELTAPKITTARAAELLGVRAKVGPDRCGA, from the coding sequence ATGGCGGCCGTGCTCGCGCTCGCCCTCTTCGAGGCCCGCAGGCTGCTGCTGCGCCTGCCCGTCCTGCTCGCCCTCGCCGGCTACACGGCCTGGCTGGTGTGGCACAACCTCCAGCCCTGGGACGAGTTCCCGGCGCTCCAGGACGCCGACCGCGCCACCCAGGGCGGCCCGCTGTTCGTGGCGCTCGCCGCGCTGCTGTGCGCCAACCAGGCCGTGCTGCGCTCGCGCCGCCGGGACACCGAGCGCCACTTCGCGGTGCTGGCGCTGTCCCGGGGGCAGCGGACGGCCGCGCACGCGCTGTCCGTCGTACCGCTCGCGCTGCTGGTCGCCGTGGGTGTGATCGTCCAGTTCACCTGGGAGGCGGTCAAGCCCGGCGCGATCGGGCACGGTTCGCCGGCCGAGCTGCTGGTCGGGCCGCTGACGGTGCTGCTGTTCGGGGCGCTCGGCGTGCTGCTCGCCCGGCTGGTGCCGTCGGCCGTCGCGGCGCCGCTGCTGTTCGTGGTGTTCTACCTGATGTTCGTCGGAGCCGCGTTCCCGTTCGCCGGGGAGACCGGGATCGCCTGGCTGGCCCCGGTGGTCGGCACGGCCAACAAGTACCCCTTCCCGTCCGGCCTGCTGGGCCGCCCCGCCGCCTGGCACGCCCTCTACCTCGCCGGGTTCGCCGCGACGGCCGCGCTGCTCGCCGTCCTGCTCTCCGGCTCCCGCGGCCGGTCCGTCCAGGGGGCCGTCGCCGCCGCGCTGGCCGTGACCGTGCTGGGCGGCGTCGCGCAGACCCGTGATGTCCCGGAGGCGACGGCGGCGGCCCGGCAGCGGGCCTCGCTCACCCCGGAGAAGGAGCAGACGTGCCTGCGGCGCGGCACCTCGGAGTACTGCGCGTTCCCCGAGTGGGCACCGCGCACCGCCGAATGGGAGCGGGTCGTGCGCGAGGTGCAGTCGCTGGCGGGCGGTCCCGCGCAGGGGCAGCGGCTGCTGGTCCGGCAGCGGCTGGACGCCCGCTACGGCCTCGACAACGACTCGGCGCTGCCCCCGTCCGCCACTGCCCACCAGGTCACCGTGGGCACCGCCTGGGGCGGCAACCGGGTCCCGGAGTTCTCCACGGCCGTGGCCGCCGTGCTGGTGGCGGGCGACGAGAAGGCGGCGGCCGAGCTGTGCGACGGCCGGATGGTGACCGTCATGTGGCTGTCCCTCGCCTGGCAGCACGACCCCGAGTCGCAGCTCAGGAACGTCCGGCTCGACGACAGCCTCAGCGGCGAGGCGGTCGTCCTCTCCCCGACCGACCCGCTCACCATGACGGCCGGTCAGACGGACGTCGTCCGTGCCCTGCTGGACCGGCCGCTGCCCTCGGTCGTCGGCCGGGTCAAGGCCCATTGGGCGGAGCTGACCGCTCCGAAGATCACCACCGCCCGCGCTGCCGAACTGCTGGGCGTGCGGGCCAAGGTGGGGCCGGACCGGTGCGGGGCGTGA
- a CDS encoding ABC transporter — translation MRGVIRALAVPVWRTLPWRTLGAAGAVGLLIPGLPRLSGAEPAEWVTLLLLRTAALVLALGLAFLLDDPARHGTTPVPTGRAVRSALRVALVAPFAAAWWTAVLLLAPGAHRPPTGDVTLEAGAACALALALAGLAARHSDDPHPSRPAATTLLAAALLAPLLLPDDWPLFVPAGDPRWDTAHDHWAWLLAASGAVWLATLREPIRRLFRIPFRRRSPRPRRSG, via the coding sequence GTGCGGGGCGTGATCCGGGCGCTGGCCGTCCCCGTCTGGCGCACGCTGCCGTGGCGGACGCTGGGCGCGGCCGGGGCGGTCGGCCTGCTGATCCCGGGACTGCCCCGGCTGTCCGGCGCCGAGCCGGCCGAGTGGGTCACGCTCTTGCTGCTGCGCACCGCCGCCCTCGTCCTCGCGCTGGGCCTGGCCTTCCTGCTGGACGACCCCGCCCGGCACGGCACCACGCCGGTGCCGACGGGGCGGGCGGTGCGGTCCGCGCTGCGGGTGGCGCTGGTGGCGCCGTTCGCCGCCGCGTGGTGGACGGCCGTCCTGCTGCTGGCACCCGGCGCGCACCGCCCGCCGACGGGGGACGTCACCCTGGAGGCGGGGGCCGCCTGCGCGCTGGCCCTGGCCCTGGCCGGGCTCGCCGCGCGCCACTCGGACGACCCGCACCCGAGCCGGCCGGCGGCCACGACCCTGCTGGCCGCCGCGCTGCTCGCCCCGCTACTGCTGCCGGACGACTGGCCCCTGTTCGTGCCCGCCGGGGACCCCCGCTGGGACACGGCCCACGACCACTGGGCCTGGCTGCTGGCGGCGTCCGGCGCGGTATGGCTGGCAACCCTCCGCGAGCCGATACGACGCCTGTTCCGGATACCCTTCCGCCGCCGGTCCCCCAGACCCCGGCGCTCCGGCTGA
- the mshD gene encoding mycothiol synthase → MSSDDTVRGFSARSIETYSALTPDQGEAVLRLLGEAARADGQQPVSEQGRLHLRGGSREGVSHLLLTVGGELVGYAQLEDTDPVEPPAAELVVHPAQRGHGHGRALGSALLAASGKRLRVWAHGGHPAARHLAQVLGLTLFRELRQMRRPLTELELPEPVLPEGVSVRAFVPGKDDAAWLAVNAAAFAHHPEQGSLTQRDLDDRKAEPWFDPAGFFLAERRGELIGFHWTKTHAEEGLGEVYVLGVRPGEQGGGLGKALTTIGLRHLAAQQLPTAMLYVDADNKAAVTVYERLGFTVHETDLMYRTET, encoded by the coding sequence ATGAGCAGCGACGACACCGTACGGGGCTTTTCCGCCCGCTCCATCGAGACCTACTCCGCGCTCACCCCGGACCAGGGCGAGGCCGTACTGCGCCTGCTCGGCGAGGCCGCCCGGGCCGACGGGCAGCAGCCGGTGTCCGAGCAGGGCCGGCTGCACCTGCGCGGCGGCTCCCGCGAGGGCGTCTCACATCTGCTGCTGACGGTCGGCGGCGAACTCGTCGGCTACGCCCAGCTGGAGGACACCGACCCGGTGGAGCCGCCGGCCGCCGAGCTCGTCGTGCACCCCGCGCAGCGCGGGCACGGACACGGGCGGGCCCTCGGCTCGGCCCTGCTCGCCGCCTCCGGCAAGCGGCTGCGGGTCTGGGCGCACGGCGGACACCCCGCCGCCCGGCACCTCGCCCAGGTGCTGGGCCTCACGCTGTTCCGGGAACTGCGCCAGATGCGGCGGCCGTTGACCGAACTGGAGCTGCCCGAGCCGGTGCTGCCGGAGGGCGTCAGCGTGCGGGCCTTCGTCCCCGGCAAGGACGACGCGGCCTGGCTCGCGGTCAACGCCGCCGCCTTCGCCCACCACCCGGAGCAGGGCTCCCTCACCCAGCGGGACCTGGACGACCGCAAGGCCGAACCGTGGTTCGACCCGGCCGGGTTCTTCCTCGCCGAGCGGCGCGGGGAGCTGATCGGCTTCCACTGGACCAAGACGCACGCCGAGGAGGGGCTCGGCGAGGTGTACGTCCTCGGGGTGCGTCCCGGCGAGCAGGGCGGCGGCCTCGGCAAGGCCCTCACCACGATCGGGCTGCGCCACCTGGCCGCCCAGCAGCTCCCCACCGCGATGCTCTACGTCGACGCCGACAACAAGGCGGCCGTGACGGTGTACGAGCGGCTGGGCTTCACCGTCCACGAGACCGACCTGATGTACCGCACGGAGACCTGA
- a CDS encoding bifunctional metallophosphatase/5'-nucleotidase: MSSVPRRTRRRTYAFLASAAGLATAAALATALPADAREEHRPHHPGRYQDVQLLSFNDLHGNLEPPSGSSGRVSELQPDGTTKTIDAGGVEYLATHLRQARKGHPYSVTAAGGDLVGASPLLSGLFHDEPTIEALNKLDLDVTSVGNHEFDEGARELARIQNGGCHPKDGCYTDQEFEGADFPYLAANVQDDKTGKPILKPYWVWKKNGVKIGFIGVTLEGTPGVVSAEGVKGLSFKDETETINKYAKVLQRQGVQSIVALIHEGGYPASGSYNYDCDSPGAGDGISGPVVDIAKNVTPAVDALVTGHTHQAYVCTVPDPSGRPRMVTSASSFGRLYTDTTLTYDRRTGDIVRTAVNSANHVVTRDVPKARDITDLIGKWNTLAAPIGNRPIGYISGDIGNTGTESPMGDLVADAQLAHGRELDPKTSLALMNPGGVRAGLTYAAKGAEGDGVVTYAEGFTVQPFANTVNLVDLTGAQLVQALKEQVSGSNEAAPRILQPSAGLTYTLDLTKSGADRVVTDSIRLNGAPIDPTATYRVAMNAFLAGGGDGFPSLGQGKNPLVGSDDLAALVKYLTANSSASSPMAPPAANRITIIK, from the coding sequence ATGTCATCCGTACCCCGGCGCACCAGACGCCGTACCTACGCGTTCCTCGCGTCCGCGGCCGGTCTCGCCACGGCGGCGGCGCTGGCCACCGCGCTCCCGGCGGACGCGCGCGAGGAGCACCGCCCCCACCACCCGGGCCGCTACCAGGACGTCCAGTTGCTGTCGTTCAACGACCTGCACGGCAATCTGGAGCCGCCGTCCGGCTCCTCCGGCCGGGTCAGCGAACTCCAGCCGGACGGCACGACGAAGACGATCGACGCGGGCGGCGTCGAGTACCTGGCCACCCACCTGCGGCAGGCCCGCAAGGGGCACCCGTACTCGGTGACGGCGGCCGGCGGCGACCTGGTCGGTGCCTCCCCGCTGCTGTCGGGCCTGTTCCACGACGAGCCCACCATCGAGGCGCTGAACAAGCTCGACCTGGACGTCACGTCGGTCGGCAACCACGAGTTCGACGAGGGTGCGCGGGAACTGGCCCGCATCCAGAACGGCGGCTGCCACCCGAAGGACGGCTGCTACACGGACCAGGAGTTCGAGGGCGCGGACTTCCCGTACCTGGCGGCGAACGTCCAGGACGACAAGACCGGCAAGCCGATCCTGAAGCCCTACTGGGTGTGGAAGAAGAACGGCGTCAAGATCGGCTTCATCGGCGTCACGCTGGAGGGCACCCCGGGGGTCGTCTCCGCCGAGGGCGTCAAGGGCCTGTCCTTCAAGGACGAGACCGAGACCATCAACAAGTACGCCAAGGTGCTCCAGCGGCAGGGCGTGCAGTCCATCGTGGCCCTGATCCACGAGGGCGGTTACCCGGCCTCCGGCTCCTACAACTACGACTGCGACTCCCCGGGCGCGGGCGACGGCATCTCCGGCCCCGTCGTGGACATCGCCAAGAACGTGACCCCGGCCGTGGACGCGCTGGTCACCGGGCACACCCACCAGGCGTACGTCTGCACGGTCCCGGACCCGTCGGGCCGCCCGCGTATGGTCACGTCGGCGTCCTCCTTCGGCCGCCTTTACACCGACACCACGCTCACGTACGACCGCCGGACGGGTGACATCGTGCGGACGGCGGTGAACTCGGCCAATCACGTGGTGACGCGGGACGTCCCCAAGGCGCGCGACATCACCGACCTGATCGGCAAGTGGAACACCCTGGCCGCCCCCATCGGCAACCGACCCATCGGCTACATCTCCGGCGACATCGGCAACACCGGCACCGAGTCCCCGATGGGCGACCTGGTCGCCGACGCGCAGCTCGCCCACGGCCGTGAGCTGGACCCGAAGACCAGCCTGGCGCTGATGAACCCCGGCGGCGTCCGGGCGGGCCTGACCTACGCGGCCAAGGGCGCGGAGGGCGACGGCGTGGTCACCTACGCCGAGGGCTTCACGGTCCAGCCGTTCGCCAACACGGTCAACCTCGTGGACCTCACCGGCGCCCAGCTCGTCCAGGCCCTCAAGGAGCAGGTCAGCGGCTCCAACGAGGCGGCCCCGCGCATCCTCCAGCCCTCGGCCGGCCTCACCTACACCCTGGACCTCACCAAGTCCGGCGCGGACCGGGTGGTCACCGACTCCATCCGCCTGAACGGCGCGCCCATCGACCCGACGGCCACCTACCGCGTCGCCATGAACGCCTTCCTCGCGGGCGGCGGCGACGGCTTCCCGTCCCTCGGGCAGGGCAAGAACCCCCTGGTCGGCTCGGATGACCTGGCGGCCCTGGTGAAGTACCTGACGGCGAACTCGTCGGCGTCGTCGCCGATGGCGCCTCCAGCGGCGAACCGGATCACGATCATCAAGTAG
- a CDS encoding DUF6247 family protein: MAHEVDPNSCERTPDAIRAALQRRPDWLKDFERDWLSAAAEFDRPGLDAVIDKWFPFACACATPGYLDEVEQTVKRMTEGDTEDLVFYDADGNAYDADNHPVDTSRCG, translated from the coding sequence ATGGCCCACGAGGTGGATCCGAACTCCTGCGAGAGGACCCCGGACGCGATCCGTGCGGCTCTGCAGCGGCGCCCCGACTGGCTGAAGGACTTCGAGCGGGACTGGCTGAGCGCGGCGGCGGAGTTCGACCGGCCGGGGCTCGACGCGGTGATCGACAAGTGGTTCCCGTTCGCCTGCGCCTGCGCCACCCCCGGGTACCTCGACGAGGTGGAGCAGACCGTCAAGCGCATGACGGAGGGCGACACGGAAGACCTGGTCTTCTACGACGCGGACGGCAACGCCTACGACGCCGACAACCACCCCGTCGACACGAGCAGGTGCGGGTGA
- a CDS encoding helix-turn-helix domain-containing protein, which produces MGETVDPGPVSGRAILGQTLKVLRDKAGKSLGQLAEDTGYDKSYLSRLESGERLSKVTVMEDLDSYYGTGSLLVGHWKAARLDAFKDQYKAFMKLEATARIMWMFTPGVPGLIQTEDFAQEVLSGPQTTLEDDDWVEEQVAARLGRQYLLRQKPEPSVRIIMDEYAFRRPAAVQKTWEEQLIRIEAVAMLPNVALQVLPFTAGLHHHMHASLTLLWQKDATGVAYVEGSTRGELTEDPDSVLRHRLSYDRLRDMALSPTDSLGFIRDLLEEHRS; this is translated from the coding sequence GTGGGCGAAACCGTTGACCCGGGGCCGGTGTCCGGGCGGGCCATCCTCGGGCAGACCCTGAAAGTCCTGCGCGACAAGGCCGGCAAGTCCCTGGGCCAACTGGCCGAGGACACCGGCTACGACAAGAGCTACCTGAGCCGCCTGGAGTCCGGCGAGCGCCTGTCCAAGGTGACGGTGATGGAGGACCTGGACAGCTACTACGGCACGGGTTCCCTGCTGGTCGGCCACTGGAAGGCTGCGCGCCTGGACGCCTTCAAGGACCAGTACAAGGCGTTCATGAAGCTGGAGGCTACGGCGCGGATCATGTGGATGTTCACGCCGGGTGTGCCAGGGCTCATCCAGACCGAGGACTTCGCTCAAGAAGTGCTGTCGGGACCTCAGACAACGCTCGAGGACGACGACTGGGTTGAGGAGCAGGTAGCGGCCAGGCTTGGACGGCAGTACCTGTTGCGACAGAAGCCGGAGCCCAGCGTCCGGATCATCATGGATGAATACGCGTTCCGGCGTCCGGCGGCCGTCCAGAAGACCTGGGAGGAGCAGCTGATCCGCATAGAGGCCGTTGCGATGCTGCCGAATGTGGCGCTCCAAGTGCTGCCGTTTACCGCCGGACTCCATCACCACATGCATGCGTCGCTGACGTTGCTGTGGCAGAAGGACGCGACGGGAGTGGCCTACGTAGAAGGCAGCACCCGGGGCGAGTTGACCGAGGATCCGGACAGTGTTCTGCGCCACAGACTGTCCTACGATCGGCTCCGGGACATGGCGTTGTCCCCCACGGACTCGCTCGGGTTCATCAGGGACCTACTGGAGGAGCACAGATCATGA